One window of Stenotrophomonas indicatrix genomic DNA carries:
- a CDS encoding autotransporter domain-containing protein — translation MSHVVPRGFRRRRLTVSLLQILAMPSLLALSAPAAWAGCDATAPVAGQTVTCSSTAPNPETAAISASGAPGITVNVGNGAQLQQAGAGSAISLLGAGGHVLTNLGAISSASGTTVQLGGGSRVDNTGSISSGSGIALQFSGAGDSELVNRGTISGSSGVQFGAGNDRLQMLAGSITGGVQQGDGNDVLLLSGGTLDSLDQGNGDDQLTVNAGTITGLVTQGSGRDDFVMTGGTIGALQQGDNIDTFRMSDGRIVGAFEDGDQAWMTGGRIGRVNMKLDKNLWDMSGGTVDGNVVTGFDQDTIIISNDAYIGGNISVSGGADSVTITGGTVRGQVLLSTGNDTFNWNGGGIAYGAIDAGPDDDVATLINLNQGNIGAVPLFNGGSGNDRLSFSNVKGNGVARFQNWEAITLANSTELTFDGDLVLGDSVSGTGSLTVDDTSTIYAGSGTHAVRPFSGSTLVNVANAGRIDLTGSAPGDVFTVRGNYRGDGGGLYLRTVLAADNATSDRLVIDGGTATGSTGIGIINTGGSGAATLVDGILVVQALNGATTAPSAFSLFAPVSAGAYEYFLFKGGVSAGTGENWYLRSTLAAGPAPAPNGGGEVLPPPPPTPPVAPPPPIPPAPPPPPEGATDPDLTAGETAPPPPPPEPAPVAPPSDPPVPGVPVAGGSLPGTSSPPPTAGATPAAPDENGLVPLYRLETAAYAVVPPLLRETSLASLGTFHERQGEQRLLYNQGTFRTAWGRLVGQSSEIHWKGDARPGFDGDVMGVQAGLDVWAAAGDSHRNQIGVFVGRTRADGKVTGLAVGWDNVLVGQSRLDDKHVGLYWTLTDSSGGYIDAVAMQSRYDGRTRSSRGLGIDLKGDGTTLSLEAGKPLLQFGQSSWWLEPQLQVIWQRSSLDDQRDLVSTVSFDNDNAWTGRVGLRLAGDYQLSDNGWQPYFKLNYWHGRSGEDRILFDDDAIINSQRSRALEAGVGVVGRFNRTVSAYAVADYTRELGGSDNGKRRIIEGNIGLRADW, via the coding sequence ATGTCCCATGTCGTCCCGCGCGGCTTCCGCCGGCGCCGTTTGACCGTTTCCCTGCTGCAGATCCTGGCGATGCCCTCGCTGCTCGCCCTGTCCGCTCCTGCTGCCTGGGCAGGTTGCGATGCAACGGCCCCCGTCGCCGGACAGACCGTTACCTGCAGCAGCACCGCCCCCAATCCCGAGACAGCAGCCATCAGCGCCAGTGGCGCGCCGGGCATCACCGTGAATGTGGGCAATGGCGCGCAGCTGCAGCAGGCCGGCGCGGGCAGCGCCATCTCCCTGCTCGGCGCTGGCGGGCACGTGCTCACCAATCTCGGGGCCATCAGCTCGGCGAGCGGTACCACGGTACAGCTTGGCGGTGGCAGCCGCGTCGACAACACCGGCAGCATCAGTTCCGGCAGCGGTATCGCACTGCAGTTCAGCGGTGCCGGCGACAGCGAGCTGGTCAACCGCGGCACCATCAGTGGCAGCAGTGGCGTGCAGTTCGGTGCCGGCAACGATCGTCTGCAGATGCTGGCCGGCAGCATCACCGGCGGCGTGCAGCAGGGCGACGGCAACGATGTGCTGCTGCTCAGCGGCGGCACCCTCGACAGCCTCGACCAGGGCAATGGCGATGATCAGCTGACCGTCAACGCCGGCACCATCACTGGGCTGGTGACGCAGGGCAGTGGCCGCGATGACTTCGTCATGACCGGCGGCACCATCGGTGCCCTGCAGCAGGGTGACAACATCGATACCTTCCGCATGAGCGATGGACGGATCGTCGGCGCGTTCGAAGATGGCGACCAGGCGTGGATGACCGGTGGCCGCATCGGCCGGGTCAACATGAAGCTGGACAAGAACCTGTGGGACATGTCCGGCGGCACCGTCGACGGCAACGTGGTCACCGGCTTCGACCAGGACACCATCATCATCTCCAACGACGCCTACATCGGCGGCAACATCAGCGTCAGTGGCGGCGCCGACAGCGTGACCATCACCGGTGGCACCGTGCGTGGCCAAGTGCTGCTGAGCACCGGCAACGACACCTTCAACTGGAATGGCGGCGGCATCGCGTACGGCGCCATCGACGCAGGCCCCGACGATGACGTGGCCACGCTGATCAACCTCAACCAGGGCAACATCGGCGCGGTGCCGCTGTTCAACGGCGGCAGCGGCAATGATCGTCTCAGCTTCAGCAACGTCAAAGGCAACGGCGTCGCGCGCTTCCAGAACTGGGAAGCGATCACCCTGGCCAACAGCACCGAGCTCACCTTCGATGGCGACCTGGTGCTCGGTGACAGTGTCAGCGGTACCGGTTCACTTACCGTGGATGACACCAGCACGATCTATGCAGGCAGCGGTACGCATGCAGTGCGTCCTTTCAGCGGCAGCACGTTGGTCAATGTGGCCAACGCCGGGCGCATCGATCTGACCGGCTCCGCACCGGGCGATGTATTTACCGTGCGCGGCAACTACCGTGGCGATGGCGGCGGGCTGTACCTGCGTACCGTGCTGGCGGCGGACAACGCCACCAGCGACCGACTGGTGATCGATGGCGGCACGGCCACCGGCAGTACCGGCATCGGCATCATCAACACCGGCGGCAGCGGAGCGGCCACGCTGGTCGACGGCATCCTGGTGGTGCAGGCATTGAACGGTGCGACCACCGCACCATCGGCCTTCTCGTTGTTCGCACCGGTCTCGGCCGGTGCCTACGAGTATTTCCTGTTCAAGGGCGGCGTCAGCGCCGGCACCGGCGAGAACTGGTACCTGCGTTCGACGTTGGCGGCCGGGCCGGCGCCCGCCCCGAACGGGGGCGGTGAAGTACTTCCGCCGCCTCCACCGACGCCACCGGTGGCACCACCGCCGCCGATTCCCCCGGCACCGCCGCCGCCGCCGGAGGGTGCCACCGATCCGGACCTGACCGCAGGCGAGACCGCGCCACCGCCGCCGCCGCCAGAACCTGCGCCAGTAGCACCGCCCAGCGATCCCCCCGTACCGGGCGTGCCGGTGGCCGGTGGCAGCCTGCCCGGTACCAGTTCGCCGCCGCCCACTGCGGGAGCAACACCCGCCGCGCCGGACGAGAACGGCCTGGTGCCGCTGTACCGCCTGGAGACCGCCGCCTATGCCGTGGTGCCCCCGCTGCTGCGCGAGACCTCGCTGGCCAGCCTGGGCACCTTCCACGAGCGCCAGGGCGAACAGCGACTGCTGTACAACCAGGGCACGTTCCGCACCGCGTGGGGGCGGTTGGTGGGGCAAAGCAGCGAGATCCACTGGAAGGGCGATGCACGGCCCGGCTTCGATGGCGACGTGATGGGTGTGCAGGCGGGCCTGGACGTATGGGCGGCCGCCGGCGACAGCCACCGCAACCAGATTGGCGTGTTCGTCGGCCGCACCCGCGCCGATGGCAAGGTCACCGGACTGGCCGTGGGCTGGGACAACGTGCTGGTCGGCCAGAGCCGGTTGGACGACAAGCACGTGGGCCTGTACTGGACGTTGACCGACAGCAGCGGCGGCTACATCGACGCAGTGGCGATGCAGAGCCGCTACGACGGCCGCACGCGTTCGTCGCGCGGGCTGGGCATCGACCTCAAGGGCGATGGCACCACGCTGTCGCTGGAAGCGGGCAAGCCACTGCTGCAGTTCGGACAGTCATCGTGGTGGTTGGAGCCGCAGCTGCAGGTGATCTGGCAACGCAGTTCGCTGGATGACCAGCGTGATCTGGTGTCCACCGTTTCCTTCGACAACGACAACGCCTGGACCGGCCGTGTCGGCCTGCGCCTGGCGGGCGACTATCAACTGTCTGACAACGGCTGGCAGCCGTACTTCAAGTTGAATTACTGGCACGGTCGCTCGGGCGAGGACCGCATCCTGTTCGACGACGACGCGATCATCAATTCGCAGCGTTCGCGCGCACTGGAAGCCGGTGTCGGCGTGGTCGGGCGCTTCAACCGCACCGTCAGTGCGTATGCTGTGGCCGATTACACCCGCGAGCTGGGTGGCAGCGACAACGGCAAGCGCCGCATCATCGAAGGCAACATCGGCCTGCGCGCGGATTGGTGA
- the nagA gene encoding N-acetylglucosamine-6-phosphate deacetylase: protein MATVLRNARILAGEEFRDDLAVVMEDGHISALLPDAAPQLGTADEQVDLGGGWLLPGFIDVQVNGGGGALFNNTPDVASLRTIARAHRRFGTTAMLPTLISDDLGVMREAIAAMREAIAQGVPGVIGIHLEGPYIAPARKGTHDASKFRVPDAEEIELVSSLDNGVTLLTLAPERVPLETIRALVERGVIVAAGHTAGTYEEIRAGLDAGIRGFTHLYNAMSPLQGREPGAVGAALEDRDSWIGIIADGVHVHPASLRVALAAKPRGRLLLVTDAMPPVGADDPSYVLYGETITAIDGVVRNAAGSLAGSALDMATAVRNTVQLLHQPLAEAARMASTYPAQFLNVDDRLGHIAEGYQADLVLLDDALQVRGTWIAGQYEAA, encoded by the coding sequence ATGGCAACCGTGCTGCGCAATGCCCGCATTCTTGCCGGCGAGGAGTTCCGCGACGATCTCGCGGTGGTGATGGAAGACGGCCACATCAGCGCGCTGCTGCCCGACGCTGCGCCGCAGCTGGGCACGGCCGACGAGCAGGTGGACCTGGGCGGCGGCTGGCTGCTGCCCGGCTTCATCGATGTGCAGGTCAATGGCGGTGGTGGTGCGCTGTTCAACAACACGCCCGACGTGGCGTCGCTGCGCACGATTGCGCGTGCGCATCGCCGCTTCGGCACCACCGCGATGCTGCCGACCCTGATCAGCGATGACCTCGGTGTGATGCGCGAGGCGATCGCTGCGATGCGCGAGGCCATTGCACAGGGCGTGCCGGGCGTGATCGGCATCCACCTGGAAGGGCCGTACATCGCACCGGCGCGCAAAGGCACGCACGATGCCAGCAAGTTCCGCGTGCCGGACGCGGAAGAGATCGAACTGGTGTCGTCGCTGGACAACGGCGTGACCCTGCTGACCCTGGCGCCGGAGCGCGTGCCGCTGGAGACCATCCGCGCGCTGGTCGAACGCGGGGTGATCGTCGCCGCCGGTCACACCGCCGGTACCTATGAAGAGATCCGTGCCGGCCTCGATGCCGGCATTCGTGGCTTCACTCATCTGTACAACGCGATGTCGCCGCTGCAAGGGCGCGAGCCCGGTGCGGTCGGCGCGGCGCTGGAAGATCGCGACAGCTGGATCGGCATCATCGCCGATGGCGTGCACGTGCATCCGGCCAGCCTGCGCGTGGCGCTGGCAGCCAAGCCGCGTGGCCGTCTGCTGCTGGTGACCGATGCGATGCCGCCGGTCGGTGCCGACGATCCCAGCTACGTGCTGTATGGCGAAACCATCACTGCCATCGACGGCGTGGTGCGCAACGCCGCCGGCTCGCTGGCCGGTTCGGCGCTGGACATGGCCACCGCCGTGCGCAACACCGTGCAGCTGCTGCACCAGCCGCTGGCCGAGGCTGCGCGCATGGCCTCGACCTATCCGGCGCAGTTCCTCAATGTCGATGATCGCCTGGGTCACATCGCCGAGGGCTACCAGGCCGACCTGGTGCTGCTGGACGACGCGCTGCAGGTGCGTGGTACGTGGATCGCCGGCCAGTACGAGGCGGCCTGA
- a CDS encoding glucokinase family protein, translating to MTASHPAPAHVLSRVAPSFLAADVGGTHVRVARVQASGDDAHPVQVLDYRKYRNADHAGLSAILADFLAEGPRPSHCVVATAGYAREDGTVITANVPWPLSARQIEADVGLHRVHIVNDFEAVAYAAAQVDASGVLHLCGPDSAPRGPTLVVGPGTGLGAALWIPTANGPVVLATEAGQPTLAASTELEMAIVRHMQRDRAHVSIEHAISGPGLMNLYRAICALQDQAPALASPDAVTAAAMAATDPLARQALDVFCGLLGSTIGDMALFYGAHGGVYLAGGILPQIREYLRTSTFVERYLQKGPMGEALARIPVKVVEHGQLGVIGAASWYLLHADA from the coding sequence GTGACCGCCAGCCATCCCGCCCCGGCCCATGTCCTGTCCCGCGTCGCGCCCTCGTTCCTGGCTGCCGACGTTGGCGGCACCCATGTGCGTGTCGCCCGGGTCCAGGCCAGCGGCGACGATGCCCATCCGGTGCAGGTGCTCGATTACCGCAAGTACCGCAACGCCGACCATGCCGGGCTCAGCGCGATCCTTGCCGACTTCCTGGCCGAAGGCCCGCGCCCGTCGCACTGCGTGGTGGCCACCGCCGGCTATGCCCGCGAAGACGGCACGGTGATCACCGCCAACGTGCCATGGCCGTTGTCGGCCCGGCAGATCGAGGCCGACGTCGGCCTGCATCGGGTACACATCGTCAACGACTTCGAAGCTGTGGCCTATGCCGCCGCGCAGGTCGATGCCAGTGGCGTGCTGCACCTGTGTGGCCCGGACAGTGCACCGCGCGGCCCGACGCTGGTGGTCGGCCCCGGCACCGGCCTGGGTGCAGCGTTGTGGATTCCCACGGCCAACGGCCCGGTGGTCCTGGCCACCGAAGCCGGCCAGCCGACCCTGGCCGCCAGCACCGAACTGGAAATGGCGATCGTCCGCCACATGCAGCGCGACCGCGCGCATGTGTCGATCGAACATGCGATCTCCGGCCCCGGCCTGATGAACCTGTACCGCGCGATCTGCGCCCTGCAGGACCAGGCACCGGCGCTGGCCAGCCCCGATGCGGTTACCGCCGCGGCGATGGCCGCCACCGATCCGTTGGCACGGCAGGCGCTGGATGTCTTCTGCGGCCTGCTCGGCAGCACCATCGGCGACATGGCCCTGTTCTATGGCGCCCACGGCGGGGTTTACCTGGCCGGTGGAATCCTGCCGCAGATCCGCGAGTACCTGCGTACCAGCACCTTCGTCGAACGCTATCTGCAGAAGGGGCCGATGGGCGAGGCGCTGGCACGCATCCCGGTGAAGGTGGTCGAACACGGACAGCTGGGCGTGATCGGCGCTGCCAGCTGGTACCTGCTCCACGCCGACGCCTGA
- a CDS encoding LacI family DNA-binding transcriptional regulator, whose translation MRRATIKDVAEKAKVSLKTVSRVINNEPSVMQATRARVLRAIAELDYEPDPSARNLRSGTTFVIGLVYDNPNPYHIIGVQNGVLAACRETGFGLQIHPCDSSSPLLADELADWVQRSRLAGLVLTAPMSERRDLVQALTARGIKLVRIIAATEDPADGACVFVDDREAAYEITEHLIQLGHQRIGFLWGGTSHRSSGERYAGYEAALKDYGMTVDKHLVVQGDYTFDDGFRGARRLLALREPPTAIFGSNDEIAAGVLAAAKSAGMNVPYDLSIAGFEDSPFSRQSWPPLTTAKQATEDIARHAARLLIAQLRSDAYDDAPAPLHNQGFVPQLVVRGSTAPMRPAAARPLPSDPS comes from the coding sequence ATGCGCAGAGCGACCATCAAGGACGTTGCCGAAAAGGCCAAGGTCTCGCTGAAGACGGTGTCGCGGGTGATCAACAACGAGCCGTCGGTGATGCAGGCCACCCGTGCGCGGGTGCTGCGTGCCATCGCCGAGCTCGACTACGAACCCGATCCCTCCGCGCGCAACCTGCGCAGCGGCACCACCTTCGTGATCGGGCTGGTGTACGACAACCCGAACCCCTACCACATCATCGGCGTGCAGAACGGCGTGCTCGCCGCCTGCCGCGAAACCGGCTTCGGCCTGCAGATCCATCCGTGCGATTCCAGTTCGCCGCTGCTGGCCGATGAACTGGCCGACTGGGTGCAGCGTTCGCGCCTGGCCGGGCTGGTGCTGACCGCGCCGATGTCCGAACGTCGCGACCTGGTCCAGGCGCTCACTGCGCGTGGCATCAAGCTGGTGCGGATCATCGCGGCCACCGAAGATCCGGCCGATGGCGCCTGCGTGTTCGTTGACGACCGCGAAGCCGCCTACGAAATCACCGAACACCTGATCCAGCTGGGCCACCAGCGCATCGGCTTCCTCTGGGGTGGCACCTCGCACCGGTCGTCGGGCGAGCGCTACGCCGGTTACGAGGCTGCGCTGAAGGACTACGGCATGACCGTGGACAAGCATCTGGTGGTGCAGGGCGACTACACCTTCGATGACGGCTTCCGCGGTGCGCGGCGCCTGCTGGCACTGCGCGAACCGCCCACCGCCATCTTCGGTTCCAACGATGAAATCGCCGCCGGCGTGCTGGCCGCAGCGAAGTCGGCCGGCATGAACGTGCCCTACGATCTGTCCATCGCCGGCTTCGAGGACAGCCCGTTCTCGCGCCAGTCGTGGCCGCCGCTGACCACCGCCAAGCAGGCCACCGAAGACATCGCCCGCCATGCCGCGCGCCTGCTGATCGCGCAGCTGCGCAGTGATGCCTACGACGATGCGCCGGCGCCGCTGCACAACCAGGGCTTCGTGCCACAGCTGGTGGTGCGCGGCTCGACTGCACCGATGCGGCCTGCCGCTGCCCGTCCCCTTCCTTCCGATCCTTCCTGA
- a CDS encoding sugar MFS transporter, translating to MSAVPAASARPNVASSIAIVGVLFFLIGFFTWLNGPLITFVKLAFELSEVGAFLVLMVFYLSYFFLALPASWILRRTGMKKGLSLSLLVMAGGAALFGEFATQRWYPGALGGLFVIGSGLALLQTAINPYISILGPIETAARRIAMMGICNKIAGILAPILIGTLVLHGIGDLDAQVQAADAATKTTLLNQFAAKIHAPYLAMAGLLVVLAVAVLFSPLPEIKASEANATPAGAPGKAERSSIFQFPHLWLGVLCLFVYVGVEVMAGDAIGTYGHGFDLPLDQTKMFTAVTLFAMLIGYVVGLALIPRVVSQSRYLTVSAVLGVVFCLGAFFTHGYVSVAFVALLGFANAMMWPAIFPLAIRGLGRFTETGSALLVMGIAGGAIIPQLFAVLKQHIDFQLVFLLLMVPCYLYILFYSVVGHRVGLPQDKG from the coding sequence ATGTCAGCCGTCCCCGCTGCAAGCGCACGCCCGAACGTGGCCTCGTCCATCGCCATCGTCGGCGTGCTGTTTTTCCTGATCGGCTTCTTCACCTGGCTCAACGGCCCGTTGATCACCTTCGTCAAACTCGCCTTCGAGCTGAGCGAGGTCGGCGCCTTCCTGGTGCTGATGGTGTTCTACCTGTCCTACTTCTTCCTGGCCCTGCCGGCGTCGTGGATCCTGCGCCGCACCGGCATGAAGAAGGGGCTGAGCCTGAGCCTGCTGGTGATGGCCGGCGGCGCCGCGTTGTTCGGTGAATTCGCTACCCAGCGCTGGTATCCCGGCGCGCTCGGTGGCCTGTTCGTGATCGGTAGTGGACTTGCCTTGCTGCAGACCGCGATCAACCCGTACATCTCCATCCTCGGCCCGATCGAAACCGCCGCACGGCGCATCGCGATGATGGGCATCTGCAACAAGATTGCAGGCATCCTGGCGCCGATATTGATCGGTACCCTGGTGCTGCATGGCATCGGTGACCTCGACGCGCAGGTGCAGGCCGCCGATGCGGCCACCAAGACCACGCTGCTCAACCAGTTCGCGGCCAAGATCCACGCGCCATACCTGGCCATGGCCGGCTTGCTGGTGGTGCTGGCGGTCGCGGTATTGTTCTCGCCGCTGCCCGAAATCAAGGCCTCCGAGGCCAATGCCACCCCGGCCGGCGCACCGGGCAAGGCCGAGCGCAGCAGCATCTTCCAGTTCCCGCACCTGTGGCTGGGCGTGCTGTGCCTGTTCGTCTATGTCGGCGTGGAAGTGATGGCCGGCGATGCCATCGGTACCTACGGTCACGGCTTCGACCTGCCGCTGGACCAGACCAAGATGTTCACTGCGGTCACCCTGTTTGCCATGCTCATCGGCTACGTGGTCGGCCTGGCGTTGATCCCGCGAGTGGTCTCGCAGTCGCGCTACCTGACCGTCTCGGCGGTACTGGGCGTGGTGTTCTGCCTGGGCGCCTTCTTCACCCATGGCTATGTGTCGGTCGCCTTCGTGGCCCTGCTGGGCTTTGCCAACGCAATGATGTGGCCGGCGATCTTCCCGCTGGCGATCCGTGGCCTGGGCCGCTTCACCGAAACCGGTTCGGCGCTGCTGGTGATGGGCATTGCCGGCGGCGCGATCATTCCGCAGCTGTTCGCCGTGCTCAAGCAGCACATCGACTTCCAGCTGGTGTTCCTGCTGCTGATGGTGCCGTGCTACCTGTACATCCTGTTCTACTCGGTGGTCGGCCATCGCGTCGGCCTGCCGCAGGACAAGGGCTGA
- a CDS encoding SIS domain-containing protein, translated as MSLSDPTATLMFAEAAEAADVVARQFARNHAVMETLAASLRAAPPPFVVTCARGSSDHAATYGKYLLETQLGLVVASASPSVGSVYAAPLQLRGALFIVISQSGKSPDLLRNAEAAKAAGARVVALVNVEDSPLAQLADTVIPLHASVEKSVAATKSYLASLSALLQLAAYWKQDSALRNALDLLPDAMREAWQCDWSAVTDGLVEANNLFVLGRGLGLGAAQEAALKFKETCSLHAEAYSSAEVKHGPMALVDRGFPVLAFAQPDETAAGTRAVAEEFTARGAQVWLAGAGGNLPVAAAPHPLCAPLLTVQSFYRAINALALRRGFNPDLPPHLNKVTETV; from the coding sequence ATGTCGCTGTCCGACCCCACCGCCACCCTGATGTTCGCCGAGGCCGCTGAAGCGGCCGACGTCGTTGCCCGTCAGTTCGCCCGCAATCATGCCGTGATGGAAACGCTGGCAGCCAGCCTGCGCGCTGCGCCGCCGCCGTTCGTGGTGACCTGCGCACGTGGCAGCTCCGACCATGCTGCGACCTACGGCAAGTACCTGCTGGAAACCCAGCTGGGCCTGGTCGTCGCTTCGGCTTCACCGTCGGTGGGTTCGGTCTACGCCGCACCACTGCAGCTGCGCGGTGCGTTGTTCATCGTCATTTCGCAGTCCGGCAAGAGCCCGGACCTGCTGCGCAATGCCGAGGCGGCCAAGGCCGCTGGCGCGCGCGTGGTGGCGCTGGTCAACGTCGAGGATTCGCCGCTGGCACAGCTTGCCGACACGGTCATCCCGCTGCATGCGAGCGTGGAGAAAAGCGTGGCGGCGACCAAGAGTTACCTCGCCTCGTTGTCCGCGCTGCTGCAGCTGGCCGCGTACTGGAAGCAGGACAGCGCGCTGCGCAATGCGCTGGACCTGCTGCCCGATGCGATGCGCGAGGCCTGGCAGTGCGACTGGAGCGCAGTGACCGATGGCCTGGTGGAGGCCAACAACCTGTTCGTGCTCGGCCGTGGCCTTGGCCTCGGCGCAGCGCAGGAGGCGGCGCTGAAGTTCAAGGAAACCTGCAGCCTGCACGCCGAGGCCTACAGCTCGGCTGAGGTCAAGCACGGGCCGATGGCGCTGGTCGATCGCGGCTTCCCGGTGCTGGCCTTCGCCCAGCCTGATGAAACCGCTGCCGGCACCCGCGCCGTGGCCGAAGAATTCACCGCACGTGGCGCCCAGGTATGGCTGGCCGGTGCCGGCGGCAACCTGCCCGTCGCTGCTGCGCCGCATCCGCTGTGCGCGCCGCTGCTGACGGTGCAGAGCTTCTATCGCGCGATCAATGCACTGGCGCTGCGCCGCGGCTTCAACCCGGATCTGCCGCCGCATCTGAACAAGGTTACGGAGACGGTGTGA
- a CDS encoding acyltransferase family protein, producing MSSAPPRRLGSIDALRGMTVAAMLLVNNPGDWSAVFAPLRHSEWHGCTPTDLVFPFFLFLVGVSMAFSVAPRALDPALRPALARGVLERALRIAIAGVLLHLLVWWALHTHHFRIWGVLQRIALCAAVVGVLAVYARPRMQVAVLVALLVGYAALLLGVGDLAPWTNPASRLDTTLFAPWIYQWQADTGLGHDPEGLLSSLGALASTVLGLLAGGLLRSGRAGALAALGAITAVLGLLLATVLPLNKQLWTPSYVLWTGGLAALALWLGHVLIDRKGWPALGRRFGVNAITAYLGASVMSVILLATGAWGWVWQQLAAAMPQALELASMLQALVFVTLWWGVAWWLDRRLIYLKI from the coding sequence ATGAGCAGCGCGCCGCCACGCCGGTTGGGCTCGATCGACGCCCTGCGCGGCATGACCGTCGCGGCGATGCTGCTGGTCAACAACCCCGGTGACTGGAGCGCGGTGTTCGCACCGCTGCGTCATTCCGAATGGCACGGCTGCACACCGACCGACCTGGTGTTCCCGTTCTTCCTGTTCCTGGTGGGCGTGTCGATGGCCTTCAGCGTCGCACCGCGCGCGCTGGATCCGGCCTTACGGCCCGCACTTGCACGTGGCGTGCTGGAACGCGCGCTGCGTATCGCCATTGCCGGCGTGTTGCTGCACCTGCTGGTGTGGTGGGCACTGCACACGCATCACTTCCGCATCTGGGGTGTGCTGCAGCGCATCGCGCTGTGCGCGGCCGTGGTGGGCGTGCTGGCGGTGTATGCGCGCCCGCGCATGCAGGTGGCCGTGCTGGTGGCGTTGCTGGTGGGTTATGCGGCGCTGCTGCTGGGCGTGGGTGACCTTGCGCCCTGGACCAATCCGGCCAGCCGTCTGGACACCACCTTGTTCGCGCCATGGATCTACCAATGGCAGGCCGATACCGGTCTGGGCCATGACCCGGAAGGATTGCTGAGCAGCCTCGGCGCGTTGGCCAGCACCGTGCTGGGCCTGCTGGCCGGTGGCCTGCTGCGCAGCGGCCGAGCCGGTGCATTGGCTGCGCTGGGTGCGATCACCGCCGTGCTCGGCCTGCTTCTGGCGACGGTGCTGCCGCTCAACAAGCAGCTGTGGACGCCCAGCTACGTGCTGTGGACCGGGGGTCTGGCCGCGCTGGCGTTGTGGCTGGGCCACGTGCTGATCGACCGCAAGGGATGGCCGGCGCTGGGCCGGCGCTTCGGCGTCAATGCGATCACCGCCTATCTCGGGGCCTCGGTGATGTCGGTGATCCTGTTGGCGACCGGTGCCTGGGGTTGGGTCTGGCAGCAACTGGCTGCGGCGATGCCACAGGCGTTGGAGCTGGCCTCGATGCTGCAGGCGTTGGTGTTCGTCACGCTGTGGTGGGGCGTGGCCTGGTGGCTGGACCGACGTCTCATTTATCTGAAGATCTGA